The Streptococcus pluranimalium genome contains a region encoding:
- a CDS encoding Cof-type HAD-IIB family hydrolase: protein MPLENLSSKPKIKLVAIDMDGTLLDEAKQVTAENKEAIKRAREAGVHIVICTGRPKSGILPYAEELGLDEDYVIANNGSWLFKTDDWSTLATHSLSRQALEHTVSIFDNEPGINLVFFTKEANYALGRALYPAAIRDAEIENSKLYHTDFQSFLDLDLPVAVAVFMGEESVMDAFQAKADALLSKEVATVRSMDYAYEALPQGVDKGRGLKDLAEGLQLSPEEIMVLGDGNNDLEMFDFAGLAVAMDNASDEVKARAHAITSSNQESGVAKAIYDYVI, encoded by the coding sequence ATGCCATTAGAGAATTTGTCCTCAAAGCCTAAGATTAAATTGGTTGCTATTGATATGGATGGTACCCTTTTGGATGAAGCCAAACAGGTAACCGCTGAGAATAAAGAGGCTATTAAAAGAGCCCGTGAGGCTGGTGTGCATATTGTTATTTGTACAGGACGTCCTAAGTCAGGGATTTTACCTTATGCCGAGGAGCTTGGTTTAGATGAAGACTATGTTATTGCTAATAATGGTTCATGGCTTTTTAAGACCGATGACTGGTCTACTTTAGCCACGCACAGTCTTTCAAGACAGGCTTTGGAACATACTGTGAGTATTTTTGATAATGAGCCTGGGATTAATCTTGTCTTCTTTACTAAAGAAGCTAATTATGCCTTAGGACGAGCACTCTATCCAGCAGCTATTCGTGATGCAGAGATTGAGAATTCTAAACTCTATCATACCGATTTTCAATCCTTTTTAGACTTAGATCTTCCAGTTGCTGTTGCTGTTTTCATGGGAGAAGAGTCTGTCATGGATGCTTTTCAAGCTAAAGCAGATGCCTTGTTATCAAAAGAAGTAGCTACGGTTCGTAGTATGGACTATGCCTATGAAGCTCTACCGCAAGGAGTGGATAAGGGAAGAGGTTTGAAAGATTTAGCAGAAGGCTTGCAGCTATCTCCAGAAGAAATCATGGTACTGGGAGACGGCAATAATGATTTGGAAATGTTTGATTTTGCTGGTCTGGCTGTAGCTATGGATAATGCTTCAGATGAGGTTAAAGCGCGTGCTCATGCTATCACTTCCTCCAATCAAGAATCAGGAGTTGCCAAAGCGATTTATGATTATGTGATATAA
- a CDS encoding Cof-type HAD-IIB family hydrolase translates to MIKLIAIDMDGTLLDSQKKLPQENIDAIQEAVAAGLKIVICTGRSQAGVKPYFDQLGLHEEEYVILNNGCSLHETLNWSTLYGQALSDSDMLGLQSYVDDNLEVDMVLTTNGDYYFVGEKASDIAQADADSVFTTLKPIGKEAISTIEEPVYNAMYVGNPEAIDAFQNQHEEAIVKCYTGVRSQDFLYEVLPQHSNKAAGLAELAKRLELDPSQIMTIGDGNNDIEMLDFSGLAVAMDNASDTVKAHADKITLTNDQAGVAYAIREFVLKA, encoded by the coding sequence ATGATCAAATTAATCGCTATCGATATGGACGGCACGCTCTTAGATAGCCAGAAGAAATTACCACAGGAAAATATTGACGCTATACAAGAAGCTGTCGCTGCAGGACTTAAAATTGTGATTTGTACGGGACGTTCCCAAGCAGGTGTCAAGCCTTACTTTGACCAGCTAGGACTTCATGAGGAAGAATACGTTATTTTGAATAATGGTTGTTCCTTGCACGAAACTCTCAACTGGTCAACCCTTTATGGACAAGCCTTGAGTGATTCTGATATGTTAGGGCTACAGTCTTACGTGGATGATAATTTAGAAGTTGATATGGTTTTGACAACCAATGGCGATTATTACTTCGTTGGAGAGAAAGCTTCGGATATTGCTCAAGCGGATGCCGATTCCGTTTTTACGACTTTAAAACCAATCGGAAAAGAAGCTATTTCAACGATTGAAGAGCCAGTCTACAATGCCATGTATGTGGGGAATCCAGAAGCCATTGATGCCTTTCAGAACCAACATGAAGAAGCTATTGTTAAGTGTTATACTGGTGTGCGCAGCCAAGACTTTCTCTATGAAGTTTTGCCTCAGCACTCTAACAAGGCGGCTGGTTTAGCAGAACTAGCCAAACGTTTAGAATTGGACCCTAGTCAAATCATGACCATCGGTGATGGGAATAATGATATTGAAATGCTGGATTTTTCAGGTTTGGCAGTCGCTATGGATAATGCGTCTGATACTGTTAAAGCCCACGCTGATAAAATTACCTTAACAAATGATCAAGCAGGAGTTGCCTATGCCATTAGAGAATTTGTCCTCAAAGCCTAA
- the recG gene encoding ATP-dependent DNA helicase RecG, whose amino-acid sequence MNLQSPIAELKGFGPKSAEKFTKLGLYKIEDLFLYYPFRYEDFKSRSVFELMDGEKAVITGQVVTPANVQYYGFKRNRLSFKIKQNEAVIAVSFFNQPYLADKIEMGSDIAIFGKWDAKKSALTGMKVLAQVEDDMQPVYHVAQGVSQTALVKAIKAAFDSQLLASLRENLPQVLLKKYRLMSRQEAVAAMHFPKDLEAYKQALRRIKFEELFYFQLNLQVLKAENKSETNGLALAFDQTKVDDKVASLPFPLTGAQSRSLNEILTDMRSGAHMNRLLQGDVGSGKTVIASLAMYASYTAGYQSALMVPTEILAEQHFSSLTELFPDLNIALLTSSMKAAVKRAALEAIADGSVDMIVGTHALIQDAVSYHKLGLVITDEQHRFGVNQRRIFREKGENPDVLMMTATPIPRTLAITTFGEMDVSIIDELPAGRKPIVTKWVKHEQLDSVLTWMKDELTQGAQAYVISPLIEESEALDLKNAVALHAELAQFFGDNFRVDLMHGRMKADEKEATMLDFKAAKSQVLVSTTVIEVGVNVPNATIMIIMDADRFGLSQLHQLRGRVGRGHKQSYAVLVANPKNDTGKDRMLAMCETNDGFVLAEKDLKMRGSGEIFGTRQSGLPEFKTADIVEDFNILEEARRISAEIVKDPKWMLDPRWEVLLTELKKEGQFD is encoded by the coding sequence ATGAATTTACAATCACCAATTGCGGAATTAAAGGGATTTGGGCCCAAATCTGCAGAAAAATTTACCAAACTAGGCTTATATAAGATTGAAGATCTCTTTTTATACTACCCTTTTCGCTACGAGGATTTTAAAAGTCGGTCTGTTTTTGAACTTATGGACGGGGAGAAAGCTGTTATTACAGGTCAGGTAGTGACCCCAGCTAATGTTCAGTATTATGGTTTTAAACGCAATCGCCTCTCCTTTAAAATCAAACAAAATGAAGCGGTTATCGCAGTCAGTTTTTTCAATCAACCCTATCTAGCTGATAAGATTGAAATGGGAAGTGATATCGCTATTTTTGGAAAATGGGATGCCAAAAAATCAGCCTTGACAGGTATGAAGGTATTAGCCCAGGTAGAGGATGACATGCAACCAGTTTATCATGTTGCTCAAGGTGTTTCGCAAACTGCTCTGGTAAAAGCTATTAAGGCAGCCTTTGATAGCCAATTGTTAGCGTCTTTGAGGGAAAATTTACCCCAAGTCTTGCTAAAGAAATACCGTTTGATGAGCCGTCAAGAAGCGGTAGCAGCCATGCATTTTCCTAAGGATTTGGAAGCTTACAAGCAAGCTCTACGTCGGATTAAGTTTGAGGAACTCTTTTATTTTCAACTTAATTTGCAGGTTTTAAAAGCTGAGAATAAATCCGAAACCAACGGATTAGCCCTTGCTTTTGACCAAACGAAAGTTGATGACAAAGTGGCTAGTCTACCTTTTCCTTTGACGGGAGCACAGTCGCGAAGCTTAAACGAGATTTTAACTGATATGAGGTCAGGTGCTCATATGAATCGTCTCTTACAAGGAGACGTGGGTTCTGGGAAAACAGTTATTGCTAGTCTAGCCATGTATGCTAGTTATACAGCCGGCTACCAATCAGCACTCATGGTCCCAACTGAAATTCTAGCTGAACAGCACTTTTCTAGCTTGACAGAATTGTTCCCGGACCTTAACATTGCTCTTTTGACTTCTAGCATGAAAGCAGCTGTTAAGCGTGCGGCGCTTGAAGCAATCGCTGACGGTTCGGTGGATATGATTGTCGGGACTCATGCTCTTATTCAAGATGCTGTATCTTATCACAAACTAGGTCTGGTGATCACGGATGAGCAGCACCGCTTTGGTGTCAATCAGCGGCGTATTTTTCGTGAAAAAGGAGAAAATCCAGATGTTCTTATGATGACAGCGACCCCCATCCCAAGGACGCTTGCGATCACGACTTTTGGTGAGATGGATGTCTCGATCATTGATGAACTACCAGCAGGGCGTAAACCGATTGTGACCAAATGGGTCAAGCATGAGCAGCTGGATTCGGTCCTCACTTGGATGAAGGATGAGTTAACTCAAGGTGCTCAGGCCTATGTGATTTCTCCCTTAATTGAAGAGTCAGAGGCGCTTGATTTAAAAAACGCTGTTGCTTTACATGCTGAGTTGGCACAATTCTTTGGAGATAATTTCCGAGTGGACTTGATGCATGGGCGTATGAAAGCTGATGAAAAAGAGGCAACTATGCTGGACTTTAAAGCAGCTAAGAGTCAGGTATTGGTATCTACAACGGTTATCGAAGTTGGGGTTAATGTTCCAAATGCAACTATTATGATTATTATGGACGCAGACCGGTTTGGCCTTAGCCAATTACACCAACTCCGCGGGCGCGTCGGCCGTGGACACAAGCAATCCTATGCAGTTCTAGTTGCTAATCCTAAAAATGATACAGGAAAAGACCGTATGTTAGCCATGTGTGAGACCAATGATGGTTTTGTTTTGGCAGAAAAAGATTTGAAAATGCGTGGGTCAGGCGAAATTTTTGGAACTCGTCAATCTGGACTCCCTGAATTTAAAACGGCAGATATTGTAGAGGACTTCAATATTTTAGAAGAAGCCAGACGTATTTCTGCAGAGATTGTCAAAGATCCTAAATGGATGTTGGATCCAAGATGGGAAGTGCTCTTGACAGAATTAAAAAAAGAAGGCCAGTTTGATTAG
- the alr gene encoding alanine racemase: MISSLHRPTKAIIDLKAISKNIQTVANHLPDQVKVWAVVKANAYGHGAVAVAHQVESQVDGFCVSNVDEAIELRQARVKKPILVLGVVLPEEVYLAKDYGLTLTIASLEWLHLAKQLGTNLSGITCHIKIDSGMGRIGVRKQTDAETLIAELKEQGVFVEGIFTHFATADEADQRQFEQQLDFFNNLVTSLDHCPPVVHASNSATSIWHADTVFNAVRLGLVIYGLNPSGRTLEMPYHIEPALRLESALVQVKEVPAGTAVGYGGTYHSEQIEWIGTLPIGYADGWTRDMQGFDVLVDGQFCQVVGRVSMDQTTIRLPKEYPLGTKVILIGKSGNQSISATDVAEKRGTINYEVLCLLSDRVPREY, from the coding sequence ATGATTTCTAGTTTACATAGACCGACAAAAGCTATTATAGATTTAAAAGCTATTTCGAAGAATATACAGACAGTTGCCAATCATCTCCCAGATCAGGTTAAGGTATGGGCAGTGGTCAAAGCTAATGCTTATGGGCATGGAGCAGTTGCCGTTGCTCATCAGGTTGAAAGTCAGGTTGATGGTTTCTGCGTATCAAATGTTGACGAAGCTATCGAATTGCGCCAAGCTAGAGTAAAAAAACCGATCCTGGTTCTAGGAGTTGTTTTGCCTGAGGAAGTTTATCTAGCCAAAGATTATGGACTGACCCTGACTATAGCTAGCTTGGAATGGTTACATTTGGCTAAACAGTTAGGAACAAATTTATCAGGGATTACTTGTCATATCAAAATTGATTCTGGTATGGGACGAATTGGTGTCAGAAAACAAACGGATGCAGAAACATTGATTGCTGAACTAAAAGAGCAAGGTGTTTTTGTAGAAGGGATTTTCACTCATTTTGCGACCGCAGATGAAGCTGACCAAAGACAATTTGAGCAACAGCTAGATTTCTTCAATAACTTGGTGACATCCTTGGATCATTGTCCGCCAGTGGTTCATGCGAGTAATTCTGCAACTAGTATTTGGCATGCTGATACTGTTTTTAATGCTGTTCGTTTAGGTTTAGTCATTTATGGTCTTAACCCAAGTGGTAGGACTTTAGAAATGCCTTATCACATTGAGCCTGCACTGCGTTTAGAATCCGCTCTAGTCCAAGTCAAAGAAGTTCCGGCTGGTACAGCTGTTGGTTATGGAGGTACCTATCATTCTGAGCAAATCGAGTGGATTGGTACTCTTCCGATAGGTTATGCGGATGGTTGGACACGTGACATGCAAGGCTTTGACGTCTTAGTTGATGGTCAGTTTTGCCAAGTCGTTGGTCGGGTCTCTATGGACCAGACGACTATTCGTTTACCAAAGGAATACCCTCTAGGTACTAAGGTTATTTTAATAGGAAAAAGTGGTAATCAGTCGATTTCGGCAACCGATGTCGCTGAAAAGCGTGGGACGATTAATTATGAAGTGCTTTGTTTACTCAGCGATCGTGTACCAAGAGAATATTGA
- the acpS gene encoding holo-ACP synthase yields the protein MIVGHGIDLQDISAIERAYHKKNSFAQRVLTSKEIAIFHSLKGKRQVEFLAGRWSAKEAFSKAYGTGIGKISFQDIEILSDQLGKPYFNRSPFKGRSHLSISHSSGFVQASVILENTTPLMSGERLEESNDF from the coding sequence ATGATAGTAGGACATGGCATAGATTTACAAGATATTTCAGCAATTGAAAGAGCCTATCACAAAAAAAATAGCTTTGCACAAAGAGTGCTAACATCGAAAGAGATAGCTATTTTTCATTCTCTAAAAGGAAAACGCCAGGTGGAATTTCTGGCTGGTCGCTGGTCAGCAAAGGAGGCATTTTCTAAAGCCTATGGAACGGGCATTGGAAAAATTTCCTTTCAAGATATTGAGATCCTATCAGATCAATTGGGAAAACCATACTTTAATCGTTCACCTTTTAAAGGTCGTAGTCATCTTTCTATTTCACATAGCAGTGGCTTTGTTCAAGCAAGTGTTATTTTAGAAAATACAACACCCTTGATGTCAGGTGAAAGATTGGAGGAGTCGAATGATTTCTAG
- the secA gene encoding preprotein translocase subunit SecA has translation MANIIRDIIENDKGELKKLDKLAKKVESYADEMAALEDAALQAKTEEFKKRYQNGETLDDLLPEAFAVVREGAKRVLGLYPYHVQIMGGIVLHHGDVPEMRTGEGKTLTATMPVYLNALAGKGVHVITVNEYLTTRDATEMGELYSWLGLSVGINLSAKSSLEKREAYACDITYSTNSEVGFDYLRDNMVVRQEDMVQRPLNFALVDEVDSVLIDEARTPLIVSSPASSETNQLYYMADRFVKTLKREDYAIDVPSKTIGLMDSGIDKAEKFFKLENLYDLENVALTHFIDNALRANYIMILDIDYVVSEDQEILIVDQFTGRTMEGRRFSDGLHQAIEAKEGVPVQDESKTSASITYQNMFRMYKKLAGMTGTGKTEEEEFREIYNMRIIPIPTNRPIQRIDNADLLYPTLDSKFRAVIADIKERHAKGQPVLVGTVAVETSELISKNLVEAGIPHEVLNAKNHFKEAQIIMNAGQRGAVTIATNMAGRGTDIKLGEGVRELGGLCVIGTERHESRRIDNQLRGRSGRQGDPGESQFYLSLEDELLRRFGTDRIKAFLERFNADQDEDIVIKSRVFTSQVEAAQKRVEGNNYDTRKQVLQYDDVMREQREIIYANRYDVITATRDLGPEIKAMIKRTIDRAVDGHSRMPKNEAYEAILTFAQNNILPEESISLSDLQGEKFSTIKENLYDHALRIYDQQIAKLPDEQAIIEFQKVLILMVVDNKWTDHIDALDQLRNSVGLRGYAQNNPIVEYQTEGFRMFNDMVGAIEFDVTRTMMKAQIHEQEREQAHDHATTTAVKNIAAKQGVDMSQMQAIDFNDVGRNEFCPCDSGKKFKNCHGRSQF, from the coding sequence ATGGCAAATATAATCCGTGACATCATTGAAAATGATAAAGGTGAATTAAAGAAACTTGATAAATTAGCCAAAAAAGTAGAGAGTTATGCTGATGAAATGGCAGCCTTGGAAGATGCTGCCCTACAAGCCAAGACAGAAGAATTTAAAAAGCGTTATCAAAATGGAGAGACGTTAGATGACCTCCTACCGGAGGCTTTTGCTGTTGTTCGTGAGGGAGCGAAACGAGTATTGGGATTATACCCATACCATGTACAAATTATGGGGGGGATTGTCCTTCATCACGGTGACGTTCCCGAGATGCGTACCGGTGAAGGAAAAACATTAACAGCAACGATGCCTGTTTACCTCAATGCTCTTGCTGGAAAAGGGGTTCATGTTATTACTGTCAATGAATACCTTACGACACGTGATGCAACAGAGATGGGGGAACTGTACAGTTGGTTAGGTCTCTCTGTTGGTATCAACCTTTCAGCGAAGTCATCACTTGAAAAACGTGAAGCATATGCTTGTGATATCACTTACTCAACCAACTCTGAGGTTGGATTTGACTATTTGCGTGATAACATGGTTGTGCGTCAAGAAGACATGGTTCAGCGACCACTTAATTTTGCCTTAGTTGATGAGGTTGACTCTGTACTTATTGATGAAGCAAGAACACCTTTGATTGTGTCTAGCCCAGCAAGTTCAGAAACAAACCAACTTTACTATATGGCCGATCGTTTCGTAAAAACGTTAAAACGTGAAGATTATGCGATTGATGTACCAAGTAAGACCATAGGACTTATGGATTCAGGGATTGATAAGGCGGAGAAATTCTTCAAACTTGAAAATCTGTATGATTTGGAGAATGTTGCGTTAACCCACTTTATTGATAACGCTCTTCGAGCTAACTACATTATGATCTTGGATATCGACTATGTGGTTAGCGAAGATCAAGAAATCTTGATTGTTGACCAATTTACAGGTCGTACAATGGAAGGTCGTCGCTTCTCTGATGGACTTCACCAAGCTATTGAGGCTAAAGAGGGTGTGCCTGTTCAGGATGAGTCAAAAACGTCTGCCTCTATCACCTACCAAAATATGTTCCGTATGTACAAAAAATTGGCAGGTATGACAGGTACTGGTAAAACTGAGGAAGAGGAATTCCGCGAAATTTATAATATGCGCATTATTCCAATTCCAACCAACCGTCCAATTCAGCGAATTGATAATGCCGATCTTCTTTACCCTACCTTAGACTCTAAGTTCCGCGCAGTTATCGCAGACATAAAAGAGCGTCATGCGAAAGGACAGCCAGTCTTGGTTGGTACAGTAGCGGTTGAAACCAGTGAATTGATTTCAAAAAACCTTGTTGAAGCAGGTATTCCGCATGAAGTTTTGAATGCAAAAAACCACTTTAAGGAAGCGCAAATCATTATGAATGCTGGTCAACGCGGAGCGGTAACGATTGCAACCAATATGGCTGGACGTGGTACTGACATTAAGTTGGGAGAAGGCGTTCGTGAACTTGGTGGTCTCTGTGTTATTGGTACGGAACGTCATGAAAGTCGCCGTATTGATAACCAGCTTCGTGGACGTTCAGGACGTCAAGGAGATCCAGGCGAGTCACAATTTTACCTATCATTAGAAGATGAACTCCTTCGTCGTTTCGGAACAGATCGGATTAAGGCTTTCTTGGAACGCTTTAATGCTGATCAAGACGAAGATATCGTTATTAAATCACGTGTCTTTACTAGTCAAGTTGAAGCTGCACAAAAACGTGTTGAAGGGAACAACTACGATACTCGTAAGCAAGTTCTTCAGTATGATGATGTTATGCGTGAGCAACGTGAAATTATCTATGCTAATCGTTATGATGTTATCACGGCTACACGTGATCTCGGTCCAGAGATTAAGGCCATGATTAAACGTACGATTGATCGTGCTGTTGATGGGCATAGCCGTATGCCTAAAAATGAAGCTTATGAAGCTATTTTGACCTTTGCTCAAAATAATATTTTACCTGAAGAGTCAATTAGTTTATCAGACTTGCAAGGTGAGAAATTTAGCACCATCAAAGAAAACCTTTACGATCATGCGCTTCGTATTTATGATCAACAAATTGCCAAATTGCCAGATGAACAAGCGATCATCGAATTCCAAAAAGTCTTGATTTTAATGGTGGTTGATAATAAATGGACAGACCATATTGATGCCTTAGATCAGTTGCGTAACTCAGTGGGACTTCGCGGTTATGCTCAGAATAATCCTATTGTTGAATATCAGACAGAAGGTTTCCGTATGTTCAACGATATGGTAGGTGCTATTGAATTTGACGTCACAAGAACCATGATGAAAGCGCAAATTCATGAACAAGAACGTGAGCAAGCTCACGATCATGCGACAACAACTGCTGTTAAGAATATTGCTGCTAAGCAAGGCGTTGACATGTCTCAAATGCAGGCAATTGACTTTAATGATGTTGGCCGAAACGAGTTTTGCCCATGTGATTCAGGTAAGAAATTTAAGAATTGTCACGGGCGTTCACAATTTTAG
- the manA gene encoding mannose-6-phosphate isomerase, class I translates to MAKPLFLTPVMQEKIWGGSRLAQEYGYEIPSDHTGECWAISAHPNGVSRIKNGPFKGMGLDELYRKQPDIFGNPNSSVFPLLTKILDANDWLSVQVHPDDNYAMIHEGELGKTECWYILSAEEGAEIIYGHNASSKEELSQMISSGDWEHLLSRIPVKAGDFYYVPSGTMHAIGKGIMILETQQSSDTTYRVYDFERKDDQGNLRELHLKQSVDVMTIGQPQNTTPAKIAVGGLTSTLLVANPFFTVYHWKVTQSVAMQQVAPYLLVSVIAGEGHITVDNGIFCIRKGDHFIIPNQVKSWQFDGKMEMVVSHVGG, encoded by the coding sequence ATGGCTAAGCCTTTATTTTTAACGCCAGTGATGCAAGAAAAAATCTGGGGAGGTAGTCGCCTTGCCCAAGAATATGGCTATGAGATTCCGTCGGATCATACGGGTGAATGCTGGGCAATTTCTGCGCACCCAAACGGTGTCTCTAGGATAAAAAATGGCCCATTTAAGGGGATGGGCTTAGATGAGCTTTATCGAAAACAACCAGATATTTTTGGAAATCCAAATAGCTCAGTATTTCCATTGTTAACAAAGATTCTTGATGCTAATGATTGGTTGAGTGTACAAGTTCATCCAGATGACAACTACGCCATGATACATGAAGGAGAGTTAGGAAAAACAGAGTGCTGGTATATCCTGTCTGCTGAAGAAGGTGCAGAGATTATTTATGGGCATAATGCTAGCTCCAAGGAAGAATTATCCCAGATGATTAGCTCAGGTGATTGGGAACATCTTCTGTCACGAATTCCGGTTAAGGCGGGCGATTTTTATTATGTACCAAGTGGCACCATGCATGCTATTGGTAAGGGAATTATGATCCTAGAGACTCAGCAGTCTAGTGATACTACCTATCGAGTTTATGATTTTGAACGAAAGGATGACCAAGGCAATCTTCGAGAGCTTCATCTAAAACAATCGGTGGATGTCATGACTATTGGGCAACCGCAAAACACCACTCCTGCTAAGATTGCAGTTGGTGGTCTTACATCAACATTGTTAGTAGCTAATCCCTTTTTTACAGTCTATCATTGGAAAGTGACACAATCTGTTGCAATGCAACAAGTTGCTCCTTATCTGCTGGTGAGTGTTATTGCAGGAGAAGGCCATATTACTGTTGACAATGGGATTTTTTGCATTCGTAAAGGAGATCATTTTATTATCCCTAACCAAGTAAAGTCTTGGCAGTTTGATGGTAAAATGGAGATGGTTGTTAGTCATGTAGGAGGATGA
- the scrK gene encoding fructokinase ScrK yields the protein MPKLYGSLEAGGTKFVCAIGDENFQVVEKTQFPTTTPYETIERTVEFFKRYEDDLQGVAIGSFGPIDIDLNSDTYGYITTTPKEHWSNVDLVGLISKEFKVPFYFTTDVNSSAYGEAMVRKGVDSLVYYTIGTGIGAGAIQRGEFVGGVGHTEAGHVYVPRHPRDYANEFQGTCPFHNGCLEGLAAGPSLEARTGIRGELIEQNSEVWDIQAYYIAQAAVQATVLYRPQVIVFGGGVMAQDHMLRRVREKFTVLLNGYLPVPDVSEYIVTPAVAENGSATLGNFALAKDVAERKTSYSVS from the coding sequence ATGCCTAAATTATATGGAAGCTTGGAAGCTGGTGGTACGAAGTTTGTGTGTGCTATCGGTGATGAGAATTTCCAAGTTGTCGAAAAAACACAATTTCCAACGACGACACCTTATGAAACCATTGAGCGTACAGTAGAATTCTTCAAACGTTATGAAGATGATTTGCAAGGTGTTGCTATCGGCTCTTTTGGTCCGATTGATATTGATCTCAATTCAGATACTTATGGATACATTACAACAACACCTAAAGAGCATTGGTCGAATGTTGATTTGGTTGGACTGATTTCTAAAGAATTTAAAGTACCTTTCTACTTTACGACAGATGTCAATAGCTCAGCCTATGGTGAAGCTATGGTCCGTAAAGGTGTTGACAGCTTGGTTTACTACACTATTGGTACTGGTATTGGAGCTGGTGCGATTCAACGTGGCGAATTTGTTGGGGGTGTCGGTCATACGGAAGCAGGACATGTCTATGTACCACGTCATCCACGCGACTATGCTAATGAATTTCAAGGCACTTGTCCCTTCCATAATGGCTGTTTGGAAGGATTGGCTGCAGGTCCATCACTCGAAGCGCGTACAGGTATTCGTGGTGAATTGATTGAACAAAACTCAGAAGTTTGGGATATTCAAGCTTATTACATTGCACAGGCTGCTGTTCAAGCGACGGTTCTTTATCGTCCACAAGTCATTGTTTTTGGTGGTGGCGTTATGGCTCAAGATCATATGTTGCGTCGTGTGCGTGAGAAATTCACCGTTTTGCTCAACGGCTATCTACCAGTTCCTGATGTGTCTGAATACATCGTAACACCTGCTGTCGCAGAAAATGGATCAGCAACCTTAGGTAATTTTGCACTTGCGAAAGATGTCGCAGAGCGTAAGACTAGCTATAGTGTATCTTAG